From one Candidatus Cloacimonadota bacterium genomic stretch:
- a CDS encoding 4Fe-4S binding protein, whose amino-acid sequence MPNKVEKDRMGMIIREEDALEKMEVEITDVKAPGDDDSPVLIYYNWCKKCGICVAFCPTGCLGRRADGSPYVAHPEKCIHCETCDRLCPDFAITGAKDR is encoded by the coding sequence ATGCCTAACAAAGTCGAAAAAGACCGCATGGGCATGATCATCAGGGAAGAAGACGCGCTGGAAAAGATGGAGGTGGAAATCACCGACGTCAAAGCCCCCGGCGACGATGATTCTCCCGTTCTAATCTATTATAACTGGTGCAAAAAGTGCGGCATCTGCGTCGCCTTTTGCCCCACAGGCTGTTTGGGGCGTCGGGCGGATGGTTCGCCCTACGTAGCCCATCCGGAAAAATGTATCCACTGCGAAACCTGTGACCGCCTTTGCCCGGATTTTGCCATAACCGGTGCCAAGGACCGTTAG